A genomic region of Arachis stenosperma cultivar V10309 chromosome 9, arast.V10309.gnm1.PFL2, whole genome shotgun sequence contains the following coding sequences:
- the LOC130950562 gene encoding protein GLUTELIN PRECURSOR ACCUMULATION 3 isoform X2: MTLRPSYGLRQSAQEVGQMMGLWVQARGLSMLLLPLIVTCSSLVAVLVVEDIWQWSELTSFGDMPSPRDFAAAAAVGNRKIVMFGGWDGKKWLSDVYVLDTISLEWMELSVSGTLPHPRCGHSATMVEKRLLVYGGRGGGGPIMGDLWALKGLIEEENEAPGWTQLKLPGQAPSPRCGHTVVSGGHYLLMFGGHGTGGWLSRYDIYYNDCIILDRVSAQWKRLPIGNEPPPARAYHSMTVIGSRYLLIGGFDGKSTYGDPWWLVPQDDPIAKRLTASPPRNIPESRDAASLNDDFQNQFKESQVEKFPFAELQRRLQISVPVSNSRLPIVSELEDKELLEVASRLIGGRISTSDKAIEALREHWKKSDPNLVKLKELGPLLRDYQRLIYRHYLERSASDAEPGIGEKVMHQFYHVKNVSQLHMDDVPKLLAEYKLLPVMSIDK, encoded by the exons ATGACACTG AGGCCAAGCTATGGTTTACGCCAGAGTGCACAGGAAGTGGGTCAGATGATGGGCTTGTGGGTCCAAGCCCGCGGGCTTTCCATGTTGCTGTTGCCATTGATTGTCACATGTTCATCTTTGGTGGCCGTTCTGGTGGTAGAAG ATATATGGCAATGGTCTGAACTAACCAGTTTCGGTGACATGCCTTCACCACGAGATTTTGCTGCAGCTGCTGCTGTTGGAAACCGGAAAATTGTTAT GTTTGGTGGATGGGATGGAAAAAAGTGGTTGTCTGATGTTTATGTCTTGGATACAA TATCGCTTGAGTGGATGGAGCTCTCAGTTTCTGGAACATTGCCACACCCTAGATGTGGCCACAGTGCTACCATGGTTGAAAAAAGGCTGCTTGTTTATGGCGGCAGAG GAGGAGGTGGACCGATCATGGGTGATTTATGGGCCTTAAAGGGCCTTATTGAAGAAG AAAATGAAGCTCCTGGGTGGACTCAATTAAAGCTTCCAGGTCAAGCTCCTTCTCCTCGTTGTGGCCATACTGTTGTCTCTGGAGGACACTAT TTATTGATGTTTGGAGGGCATGGGACTGGTGGATGGTTGAGTCGCTATGACATCTATTATAATGATTGCATTATCTTAGACAGAG TTTCGGCACAATGGAAGCGGCTACCCATTGGCAACGAACCCCCTCCTGCACGAGCATACCACTCTATGACAGTAATTGGTTCGCGGTATCTTCTAATAGGTGGCTTTGATGGAAAATCAACATATGGTGATCCATGGTGGTTGGTCCCTCAAG atgaccCAATTGCGAAGAGATTAACTGCATCTCCACCTAGAAATATTCCTGAAAGTAGGGATGCTGCATCACTGAATGATGATTTTCAAAATCAGTTCAAG GAAAGCCAGGTGGAGAAATTTCCTTTCGCAGAATTGCAAAGAAGATTGCAAATATCAGTTCCAGTGTCCAATTCTAGGCTTCCAATTGTAAGTGAATTGGAAGATAAAGAGCTTCTTGAAGTAGCATCAAGATTAATTGGAGGAAGAATTTCTACAAGTGACAAGGCAATCGAAGCACTTCGTGAGCACTGGAAGAAGTCTGATCCGAATTTAGTTAAACTCAAGGAGCTTGGACCACTTCTTCGCGACTACCAACGTCTAATTTACCGGCACTATCT AGAAAGAAGTGCATCTGATGCAGAACCGGGAATTGGTGAAAAAGTGATGCATCAATTTTACCATGTCAAAAATGTTTCTCAG TTGCACATGGATGATGTTCCAAAACTATTGGCAGAGTACAAACTGCTACCTGTGATGAGCATTGACAAATAG
- the LOC130950562 gene encoding protein GLUTELIN PRECURSOR ACCUMULATION 3 isoform X1 has translation MHYWVRATSSDFAGTPPQPRSGHSAVNIGKSKVVVFGGLVDKKFLSDIAVYDTEAKLWFTPECTGSGSDDGLVGPSPRAFHVAVAIDCHMFIFGGRSGGRRLGDFWVLDTDIWQWSELTSFGDMPSPRDFAAAAAVGNRKIVMFGGWDGKKWLSDVYVLDTISLEWMELSVSGTLPHPRCGHSATMVEKRLLVYGGRGGGGPIMGDLWALKGLIEEENEAPGWTQLKLPGQAPSPRCGHTVVSGGHYLLMFGGHGTGGWLSRYDIYYNDCIILDRVSAQWKRLPIGNEPPPARAYHSMTVIGSRYLLIGGFDGKSTYGDPWWLVPQDDPIAKRLTASPPRNIPESRDAASLNDDFQNQFKESQVEKFPFAELQRRLQISVPVSNSRLPIVSELEDKELLEVASRLIGGRISTSDKAIEALREHWKKSDPNLVKLKELGPLLRDYQRLIYRHYLERSASDAEPGIGEKVMHQFYHVKNVSQLHMDDVPKLLAEYKLLPVMSIDK, from the exons ATGCATTACTGGGTTCGAGCCACCTCTTCTGATTTCGCTGGAACTCCTCCCCAACCTCGCAG tgGACACTCTGCTGTTAACATCGGCAAATCCAAGGTTGTAGTCTTCGGTGGTCTTGTCGATAAGAAGTTCCTCTCCGACATTGCTGTCTATGACACTG AGGCCAAGCTATGGTTTACGCCAGAGTGCACAGGAAGTGGGTCAGATGATGGGCTTGTGGGTCCAAGCCCGCGGGCTTTCCATGTTGCTGTTGCCATTGATTGTCACATGTTCATCTTTGGTGGCCGTTCTGGTGGTAGAAG GTTAGGGGACTTTTGGGTATTGGATACTG ATATATGGCAATGGTCTGAACTAACCAGTTTCGGTGACATGCCTTCACCACGAGATTTTGCTGCAGCTGCTGCTGTTGGAAACCGGAAAATTGTTAT GTTTGGTGGATGGGATGGAAAAAAGTGGTTGTCTGATGTTTATGTCTTGGATACAA TATCGCTTGAGTGGATGGAGCTCTCAGTTTCTGGAACATTGCCACACCCTAGATGTGGCCACAGTGCTACCATGGTTGAAAAAAGGCTGCTTGTTTATGGCGGCAGAG GAGGAGGTGGACCGATCATGGGTGATTTATGGGCCTTAAAGGGCCTTATTGAAGAAG AAAATGAAGCTCCTGGGTGGACTCAATTAAAGCTTCCAGGTCAAGCTCCTTCTCCTCGTTGTGGCCATACTGTTGTCTCTGGAGGACACTAT TTATTGATGTTTGGAGGGCATGGGACTGGTGGATGGTTGAGTCGCTATGACATCTATTATAATGATTGCATTATCTTAGACAGAG TTTCGGCACAATGGAAGCGGCTACCCATTGGCAACGAACCCCCTCCTGCACGAGCATACCACTCTATGACAGTAATTGGTTCGCGGTATCTTCTAATAGGTGGCTTTGATGGAAAATCAACATATGGTGATCCATGGTGGTTGGTCCCTCAAG atgaccCAATTGCGAAGAGATTAACTGCATCTCCACCTAGAAATATTCCTGAAAGTAGGGATGCTGCATCACTGAATGATGATTTTCAAAATCAGTTCAAG GAAAGCCAGGTGGAGAAATTTCCTTTCGCAGAATTGCAAAGAAGATTGCAAATATCAGTTCCAGTGTCCAATTCTAGGCTTCCAATTGTAAGTGAATTGGAAGATAAAGAGCTTCTTGAAGTAGCATCAAGATTAATTGGAGGAAGAATTTCTACAAGTGACAAGGCAATCGAAGCACTTCGTGAGCACTGGAAGAAGTCTGATCCGAATTTAGTTAAACTCAAGGAGCTTGGACCACTTCTTCGCGACTACCAACGTCTAATTTACCGGCACTATCT AGAAAGAAGTGCATCTGATGCAGAACCGGGAATTGGTGAAAAAGTGATGCATCAATTTTACCATGTCAAAAATGTTTCTCAG TTGCACATGGATGATGTTCCAAAACTATTGGCAGAGTACAAACTGCTACCTGTGATGAGCATTGACAAATAG
- the LOC130950561 gene encoding uncharacterized protein LOC130950561: MVVQISLMDPLNRRRTSLMEDSTILTIEFLRGRLLFERSISRRARQRAEDLEKKVIELEEQVKMVTLQRKIAEKATADVLAILENHGLSDLSNEFESESGRDTPCEYGVNNDSGNNGERFLSSKGRQNGPEALSSSDTDSSPLYGSFPWKGHHDSSHSRKKYNNPKHRRETSWSSISSSSKNHHHGMSFHKIRHKKTRSASIPGYISGEVDCQENEVVPYFEGFQNCSDGYERDKDMEKALEHRSLPIDEYEAMAKAQIDLEEKFRENNYAISGSYNWRNHSDMYEKKDESKAQLNSNAQEDDTEAIDICLFERSLRVPKSFDGTRGYNHQRSETFSSDDFLGRENLHSQLKEKQSESPENYHSHSSNQHNQEPYSHYYPDFKLIDKAESSRVLFFEELIAAGVKDIMPRSFDGKGSYDNLKSKTFSSELFGQENSTSQLKGSQNESSVNCHYQSSNRHSQEPYSHYYPDSKLIDKAESSRVLFLEELLGAGVKDIMPKSFDGKGSYDNRKSKPFSSDLFGQENSTSQLKRSQNESLVNCHYQSSDLHLQEPYGLHYPDSKQIDKAEPTDFSFFKGILRAEAKEKMQTSVDGTKGYSNQRSRIFSVSDFFAHENSHSQLKENQNESTEDYHDSSNMHNQEPYGYHYPDYKQIDHFPTDVHGGLHQNETSRNKKDDLNALVCHEQPHQFSGVLESLKQAKTFLQELNNSLRLVDTEYFTKACKPSAYVSKSEKKLDFPARSSSLSRQPTHFPDEALTGSNVQDSTSRLHSNFFLDRRISRTNGYFSKTWSLTGVDQSLADPQLLNGSRFNSRKDPYDAFCDGGILSSTKQVYPCFPIFPIY, translated from the exons ATGGTTGTGCAAATCTCTTTGATGGATCCACTTAATCGGAG GAGAACTTCCCTCATGGAGGATTCCACTATATTAACTATTGAATTCCTTCGGGGAAGGTTGCTTTTCGAACGGTCCATCTCAAGAAGAGCTAGACAGAGAGCTGAGGATCTGGAAAAAAAG GTCATTGAATTAGAAGAACAAGTTAAGATGGTGACTCTGCAGAGGAAGATAGCTGAGAAAGCAACGGCAGATGTTCTTGCCATTTTGGAGAATCATGGACTAAGTGATTTATCTAATGAATTTGAATCTGAATCAGGCCGTGATACACCATGTGAATATGGTGTGAATAATGATTCTGGAAACAATGGTGAGAGGTTTTTGAGCTCAAAAGGGAGACAGAATGGACCAGAAGCGCTGTCTAGTTCTGATACGGATTCTTCACCACTATATGGTAGTTTCCCTTGGAAAGGACATCATGATTCTTCTCATTCTCGAAAAAAGTACAACAATCCCAAACATAGAAGGGAAACCAGTTGGTCATCTATCAGTTCTTCTTCAAAGAATCATCACCATGGAATGTCTTTTCACAAGATAAGACATAAAAAAACGAG ATCAGCATCAATCCCTGGATACATTTCTGGTGAGGTTGACTGCCAAGAAAATGAAGTTGTGCCCTATTTTGAAGGATTTCAAAATTGCTCAG ATGGATATGAAAGAGATAAGGACATGGAGAAGGCACTTGAACACCGGAGCCTACCTATTGACGAGTATGAAGCAATGGCTAAAGCTCAAATTGATCTGGAAGAGAAATTTAGAGAGAATAACTATGCCATATCA GGCTCATATAACTGGAGGAATCATTCTGATATGTATGAGAAAAAAGATGAAAGCAAGGCTCAGCTTAACTCAAATGCTCAAGAGGATGACACTGAAGCTATAGATATTTGCTTATTTGAACGATCCTTAAGAGTCCCAAAATCATTTGATGGGACAAGAGGTTACAACCACCAAAGGAGCGAAACTTTTAGTTCTGATGATTTCCTTGGTCGAGAAAATTTGCATTCCCAACTAAAGGAAAAACAAAGTGAGAGTCCAGAAAATTACCATTCTCATTCTTCAAATCAGCACAATCAAGAACCATATAGTCATTATTACCCTGATTTCAAGCTAATAGATAAAGCAGAATCCTCACGTGTtctcttctttgaagaattaaTAGCTGCTGGTGTGAAGGATATTATGCCAAGATCATTTGATGGAAAAGGATCTTATGACAATCTAAAGAGCAAAACTTTTAGTTCTGAATTATTTGGTCAAGAAAATTCAACTTCTCAACTGAAGGGGAGCCAAAATGAGAGTTCGGTAAACTGCCACTATCAGTCTTCAAATCGGCACAGTCAAGAACCATATAGTCATTATTACCCTGATTCAAAGCTAATAGATAAAGCAGAATCCTCACGCGTTCTCTTCTTAGAAGAATTATTAGGTGCTGGTGTGAAGGATATTATGCCAAAATCATTTGATGGAAAAGGTTCTTATGACAATCGAAAGAGCAAACCTTTTAGTTCTGATTTATTTGGTCAAGAAAATTCAACTTCTCAACTAAAGAGGAGCCAAAATGAGAGTTTGGTAAACTGCCACTATCAGTCTTCAGATTTGCACCTTCAAGAGCCATATGGTCTTCATTACCCTGATTCCAAGCAAATAGATAAAGCAGAACCCACAGACTTTTCCTTCTTTAAAGGAATATTAAGAGCCGAGGCCAAGGAAAAGATGCAAACGTCAGTTGATGGAACAAAAGGTTACAGCAACCAAAGGAGCCGAATTTTTAGTGTTTCTGATTTCTTTGCTCATGAAAATTCACATTCCCAACTGAAGGAGAACCAAAATGAGAGTACAGAAGACTATCATGATTCCTCAAATATGCACAATCAAGAACCATATGGTTATCATTACCCTGATTACAAGCAAATAGATCACTTCCCAACTGATGTTCATGGTGGTTTGCACCAAAATGAGACCtcaagaaacaaaaaagatgACCTCAATGCATTAGTCTGTCATGAACAACCTCATCAATTCAGTGGTGTACTTGAATCACTCAAACAAGCTAAGACATTCCTACAAGAGCTCAATAATAGTCTGCGACTAGTCGACACCGAATACTTCACCAAAGCATGTAAACCCTCGGCTTATGTTAGCAAAAGTGAGAAAAAATTAGACTTCCCGGCCAGAAGTTCCAGTCTCTCCCGGCAACCAACACATTTTCCTGATGAAGCACTGACGGGTTCTAATGTTCAAGATTCGACTTCCAGACTTCATTCAAACTTCTTCCTTGATAGAAGAATATCTAGAACTAATGGTTATTTTAGCAAAACTTGGAGCCTCACTGGAGTGGATCAATCTCTTGCCGACCCACAATTGTTAAATGGGTCAAGATTCAATTCTAGAAAGGACCCCTATGATGCTTTCTGTGATGGAGGCATACTATCTTCTACGAAACAAGTTTATCCTTGCTTTCCTATCTTTCCAATCTATTAA